The nucleotide window GGTCCTCGGCACCGACAACAAGGCCACGGCCGCGTGGCTTGTTCCGTTGGTAATGGTTGCGTTCGGTGTTTTGGTCGGGGTCGGGATGATACTCGTGCGCGAGCGCACGGGGCTCGCGCACGATACGGTCATCGGCGTGTTCTTCGCGCTCGCGCTGGGGTTCGGCGCCATGCTGACCAAAATGGTTCAGAACGTCAGCAGCGTGAACCTCGAAACCTTCCTGTTCGGAAGCCTCGTACTCGTCGACGAGCTGGATCTGGTTTACCTCTGCGTGGTTCTGGCGCTCATGTGCGCCCTCTTCCTCTGGCGGTACAACCAGCTCATGTTCGCGAGCTTCAACCCGAGCCTCGCCCGAACCCGGCGCATGAGCGTTACTCTCAACAACTACCTCTTCATCATTTTGCTCGCGCTGGTCGTGAACCTGTCGATTAAAGCCGTCGGGGCGCTCCTGATCAACGCCCTCCTGATCGTCCCCGCCGCCGCCGCCGCGAACGTGTCCCGCACCCTGCGCCAGATGTTTTGGCTCACGATCGCCTTCTGTCTGGGGGCGGGCGGCCTCGGGTACTGGCTCAGTTCGCAGTTCACGATTTCCGTCGGCAATCAGAGAGTGGATTTCAGCCCGAGCGGCACAATCGTGGTCGTAAGCGTCGCCGGCTTCTTCCTGTCGATGGCGGCGGTCGCCGCGTGGAACCGGTTCGCGCCGATCTTCGGGGGGCGGCAGTTCCAGCAGTTCCACCGGCACGGACCGGACGACCCTTGCGGCGACGATCACCCGTTCGGACAATGCCCCTAAATACCCGCCAACGGCCCGTGAACACCCGCGCACGGGTCGGCGTACTACCCGTATCGGGTTCACCTTCCACGCGACGAGTAACCGCCTGTGTCAGGTATCCTCGACTTCCTGTTCCGGTTCAGTTCCGTGCTATGGGAGGCGATGCCGTTCGTCGTCTTGGGCGCGGTCGTTGCGGGCATCCTGGAAGAGTTCCTCCCGCAAGAGGCACTCACGAAGTTTTTACCCAAGGCCGTGCTCCCGTCGGTGATGATCGGCGCTGTGCTCGGGCTGCTGTTCCCGATGTGTGAGTGCGGTATCGTCGTCGTCATGCGGCGGTTGCTGCGAAAAGGGCTCCCGCTGTCGTGCTGCATCGCCTACATGCTCGCCGGGCCAGTCATTAACGGGGTCGTGATCTTCAGCACCTGGGTGGCTTTCAAGGACCACAAGATCGGTCCCGAGATGGTCGGACTGCGGGTCGGACTGGCGTTCATTGTGGCGTGCGTCACGGGCCTGATCGTCCAGCTACAATTCCGGAAGTACGGCAACGCGCTGCTGACGACGAGCGCGATCCCCCCGGTCAAGCCCACGGAGGCCGAAGCCCAGGCCGCACCGAAGCCGCGTGAGCCGCTCATGCGCCGGCTCGGGAACATCTCGGCCACAGCACTGCACGACTTCGTCGATATCATGGTGTTCCTGATCCTCGGGTGCGTGCTTGCGGCGATCGCCCGTATCTACATTACAGACACCCAGATCCAGAGCATCTCAACGGACCAGCCGTTTTTGGCGATCCCCGCGATGATGTTCCTGGCCGTGCTCATGTGCCTGTGCAGCGAGGCGGACGCGTTCGTCGCGGCGAGTTTCACCAAACTGCACGTCTCGGGAAAGCTCGCGTTCCTGGTGCTCGGGCCGATGCTCGACCTGAAACTGGTGCTCATGTTCACCCGCGTGTTCCGCACGCGGCTGATCGTGACAATCACCATCAGCGTTATCGTGCTGACACTCATCCTGTGTGTCGGTGTTCACCTCGTGTACGATGCGAACAACTGGACCGGGCTCCCGCCCGGCGCCGCCGGTTAGCAGCCGGTTTAGGAGGAATAGCATGCCCCACAGCCACGCCGGGTGTCAGTCGCCGCGCGACTACTTCACCGAGCAGTTGCTCACGATCTTCGTGTGCGGGGGACTCGGATTCGTCGCGATTCAGCTCTACCGCAGCGACATGCTGCGACACATCCTCGCGCCGCAGTTCCACCTCCCGGTACTCATTGGCGGGATCGTGGTGTTCGTGCTGGTGCTTCTTCGTGCCATCACCGTGTGGCGCGAGGCCGGCGAATTGGTCCCGGTCGACTCGAACGACCCGACGTGTCGTGAGAACCATGTTCACACCGCGTCGTGCAACCATCTCCCGGGCCTGCCCGGCGCGCCCAACACCGATGAGAACCTCGTGGACGACCACGGGCACAGTCACGACATGTCCTGGGTGTTCGCCCGGATGCTGATCCTCGTGTTCCCGATCACCCTGTACTTCCTGGGGATTCCGAACACGGGGCTCAGCGCCGACGCTCAGCGGGCCGCACTCGGGAACGAGGTCGAACTGCAAAGCAGCGCCGATCTCGCGCAGCTCGCGCCGACGGCCACGGTTAAGAGCGTCGAAGAAAAACCGGACGGGACACTCGTGCGCGTATTGCAGACGGACAAGGGGTTCCAGATCCGCGAAGTGACGGAAAAGAACAAGCCGCCGGTCTATTCGGTCGTTGCTCAGGCCGGGATCGAGATGCGGTTCAACGACTTGACCGAGGCGGCGTTCAGCGAGGACAAGCGCCGCTCCTACGCCGGCAGCACCGCGATTCTCGAAGGGCGCTTCAACCCCCTCAGCGACAAGCAGTTTACGCTGTTTCGACAGAAGATGACGTGCTGCGGTCAGGACTCGGTGATGCTGAAGGTGCGGATCATCTCGCCGCAAGTCGTGAGCCGTAACTACTTCGACTGGGTTCGCGTCAAGGGAGTGATCGACTTCGTTAAAGCGCCTGGCGCCGAAGAACGTTACGTTCCGGTACTTCGACTGCAAGACGTAACGGATGTCACGCTCATCCCGAAGGACCAGATCAAGAACGAGTATGAGTTCTGACCTCACCAATTCACAGTGATCAGAAGGGCTGCGATGACCACCTCCGTCACAGCCCCTTCTGGTTACAGACAAAGTAGCGCGGCGTGTTCACTTCCCGACGCTTCGGAGGTACGCGAACAGATCGGCCATGTCCTGAGGCATTAACTCCTTCTCCAGTCCCGTCGGCATGAGTGAGAGACCGGTCGAACGCAACGTCGCGATGTTGGAGCGGAGGATCACATCTTCCTTTCCGTCGGCTCGTCGTATCGTGATGCTCGTCGGCGACTCCGACGCGACCACACCATTCAGCACACGGTCATCGGCGGTCACGACGTTGTAGGACACATAACGCGGGTCCACCTCGCGGTTCGGGTCCAGAACGGCGGCGAGCAGGTCTTCGCCCGACTTGTTCGGCAGAGCGGCGAGCAAGTTGGCCCCGACGTCGAAGCCGACGCCATCGAGCTTGTGGCACGCGGCGCACGACTTCTTGAACACCCCCCTGCCCTTCAGCGCGTCGCCCTTCAGTTCGAGCGCGGTCGCGTACTCCTTAATCACCTTGGCCCGATCGGCACTTGCGGCGAGTTTGAAAACTGTTAACGCCCGCGCGCGGACGCCGGCATTGGGGTGCGCCTTCAGTTGCTGAACTTGCTCCAGTGCGAACTCGGAATGGGTAACGGTCTTAGCCTCAACAGCGTCCAGTAGTTTTGCAATCCGATCCGGACGGCCGAGCAGCGCATCAAGCGCCTCGCGGCGCAGGGCCGGGCCGTAGCTCGCCCAGTTCTTGAGCAACAAATCAGCGACTTTAGGATCGGTGTGGGCCGCCAGCGCGCGAACCGCCGCCGCTTGCACGTCGCCCGGCGTTGCAGGCGCCAGCGCGGCGATCAGAGCATCTCCGGCCGCATCGAACGGCCCATACGCGAGCAGCGCGGCACCGGCGATTCGGTTGGCCGATGTGGCGTTCTCGTCGCGCAACGCACTCGCAGCGGCCTCGAACCGCTTGCGGAGCTTCTTGAGGGCGTCTGCGGCTCCCGCAGGCGGCTTCTGCCACCACGTGGGGAGCGGCGCGGCGGAGGCCCGCATCCCCTGCCCCAGCCCGTCGAGGACCGCAACCTCGCACCCGCGCGCGAGCGGTCGTTCGGCAACCAATTCGAGCACCAACCCGACCTCCTGCGCATCACCCCGAGCGCCGATCATTGCGGCGACTCGGGTCGTCAGCGCGAGGTCGGGCTGGCGGTCGGGCCGCGTCAGCACCTGCAGAAGGTGGAAGCCGTACTCACGAGCCGAACTCAGCACGGCCGTTACCGTCCACGGATCACGAGCATCTTTGCTGAGAATCTCCTCGAGCACTCGCACCGCGTCCGTTGTGGGCAACGCGCCTGCCGTCAGAGCGAGTTGGAACCGAACCCGCGGAGACGGATCGGTACGCAAGGGGGTCACGCGAAGGCAAAGGGTCGGCGAAGTCCGGAGGAATTGCTCCGCGAGACGGAGCGCCTGCTCACGAACGCCGGGCTCCGGATCGGCGAGCGGATCGTACAGGTCGGTAGCTTCCAGCGCCCCCAGCCCGTCGAGAACCCAGAGCAGGTTCGCACGACCGGGAGTACCGACCGCCTTCGGCAGCAGTTCGCGGACGCGCGCGACGGCCTGCTTGTCCTGCCGTTCCACCAGAAGCCGTTGCGCGGTGAGCCGGTGCCACGGGTTGGTGGCGGTCAGTTCCTCGGCCAGTTGCTTGGGGGCCATCGCACCGAGATCGGGTAACTTCGCAGCCGTAAAGTCCTTCGGTGCGATGCGCCAGATCCGGCCCCGGCCGCGACTTTCCAGGTTCAATTGTTTCTTGATGTCGTCCGGCAGCGAGAGCGGCGTTTCGATGGCCTCGCGGTAGAAGTCGAGTACGTACATCGCGCCGTCCGGCCCGACGCTCAACTGCACCGGGCGGAACCAGTTGTCCGTGGACGCCAAGAACTCGCGATCCTCGTAGGCGCGCACGGCCTTGAACGCCGCGCCGTTCTCCCTCAGCAACTCACGGTGAACAAGGTTGTTCGCCGGGTCACAGACGAAGTTGTTGCCGCGATACTCGTTCGGCAGCAGGTCGGCGGTGTAAATGAGGGGACTACAGCCGGAGGTGATATAGCCCCCGGGGACCAGTTCCGTCGAAGGGAAGCGTTTCGCGTCCGCGCCTCCCGCGCGTCGGGTGGTACGTTCGACCCGCCACGGTTCGAACGGGCTGATGCGGAACACCTTCGCGGCGGCCCCGTGCTCGGGGATGTCGAGCGTCACCGCGGAGACCGCCAGGGCCGGGTTGCGCTTCAGGTAATGATCGGGGAGCACGATTTGTCGCAAGTGCTGGCTGTTGGTCGCGGTGAACCAGCGCTGGTAGTCGTCCGCGCTCAGCCCGTACTGACCGCCGGAACTGGTCGGTTCGAGGCTCGCCGGCAAGTCGGGCTTGAACCGCAGGCCGCGGTTGCGGAGATTGACCGCCGGGGCGTCCGGCATCTGCCCGGACTTCACGATGCCGCCGTCGCTGCCACAAATACCGTACACCCAGTTGTCGAGCCCCCACTGAAGGCTGTTCAACATCTGCTGAATGTTCGCAAGGTAAAAGCCGGTGTAGAGCACGGTCGTTTTGTCGGCCTTGCCGTCACCGTCGGTGTCTTCGAGGTACAACAGGTCCGGAGCGACGGCCACGAGTAGGCCGCGCTTGTAGGGCTGCACGCCCATAGGGAACCGCAAGTCCTCCGCGAACGTCGTGACCGTCTCGAAAATCCCGTCCCCGTCCTTATCGACAAGGCATTTGATTTTGCCCCGTGTTTCGCTCCCCGTTCCAACGCCGCCGTTCGGATAACCGCGCATCTCGCAAACGAAGAGCCGTCCCTTCTCGTCGAACGCCATCGCGACCGGGTCCACGATCGCGGGCTCCGCTGCAACTAATTCGGCCTTGATCCCATCGGGCAGTTTGAAAGTCGCGAGTTCTTCCTTGGGGTCGAGAGGGCCGGGCGGCTTCGGAAGTTCCCCGACCGCGGCCGCCAGACTCTTGACCTTGCCGACAATGGCGTCTTCAATGGCCGGGCTCCACTTTCCGGGCATCCCGTAGTAAATCTGTGACGAATCCGCCTCGTATCCACCTTCCTTGAGCACACGAGCGCTGGGGATGTACGACATCACGTCGTTCGCGTAGCCCATGACCCACAGCGCGCGGCTCGTGGGGACATCCTTTTTGAGTCGCAGTAAGTAGTCCACCACGACCTCGCCACCGAGCGCCACCCAGAGCACCTGATCGCCGAGCGCCCACGCCTGCACCGGGTAGTGCGGGTAGATGTCGGCGATCTTCCCGTTCGCTTCGAGCTCTTTGATTAACCGCTCGGCGCGTTTCTGAACGGCGAGCGTTTTGCTCAGAACGTCCGCTCCCAACTGGGCTTTTGTGGGTACGGAGTCGAACTTGAGCGTGATCTGCTCGTATTTCGCAGAAAACTTCCCTTGGATGGGCTTCGCACCCTTAACGGCCGCGGTGACCGCGTCGGCAAGCTCTTTGCCGTACTGCTCGCATTGCTCGATCTTCCCGCGCGGGAGCGGGTTGGCGTCGGCACCGCACCCGGCCCAGAACATCCCGTTGGCACCGGGGAACGCCTTCTCGACCGCAAGTTGTGCGAACCCGGCGTAGTCGCCGCACCACTTGTTGAAGCTCAGTGTGGTGTTGTGACAGGCGTACCCGAACACCACCGCTAGCGGCGCACCGTCCGTCCCCTCGGCGACCAGCACCGGAACCGTGTGGTCGACCGGCCCGGCAGGGTTGCGCCCGTTGACGACGCCCTTCTCCGTCGGCTCACGTCGGTTCGCCGCGAAAGTCGCCTTGCCCGCGCCGTACTTGAGCACCGCGGGCCGGCGCTTCTCGATCGCCGAACCGATGAGATCGACTAATCGGAGTTTCAGCTCATCGGTGTATGCCTCGATCTTTCTGCTCTCTTCTTTCGTGAGCGGGTACATGTCGATTAGGTTCTCACGAACCACAGGCCCACAGTGGGTGTGCGACGCGCTGAGGACGAGTTCCTCGCGCCTGACCCCGAACCGTTTCTCGGCCTCTGCGGCTACTGCGGCCCCCAACAAGCGCGGGATGCCGATCAGATCCGTGGTAACGAGCACGAGCCGCTTACCGCTAGCATCTTCAAGGCACAGTGCTTTCGCGTGGAGGGCGTGTACTTGGCCCTCAGCCGGCTTGGTACGGGCAGCGTAGCCGGCCATCCAAATCGGCTCGCGCGGCGTAATGTCTGTTGCCGCCACGCCGGCCTTAAATTGCGACTTGTCGTCCGCCGCCAGCGGTACCGCGAGGGTGAACGTGAGTATGAGTGTCAGCAGCGCCTTCATTCCTTCCCCTTTCCTTCGGGCTTCAACAGCTTCCGGATGGCAGCCAGGAGCAGTTCTTCAGAACCTGGGCCGGACAGAGCGACGGTCGGCTCGTATCCGCCTTCGAGGTAAGCTTTTGCAGTGGGGATGTAACCCGGCCCGTCGTCCCCGTAGGCCGCGACATTCACCACCGCGTCGGGGCGGAGTTTCTGCGCGGCGAGTTGATACTCGACGAATGCCTCGCCGGGCAGAAATAGCGTCTGGATCGCCCCGCCAAAACTCAGGCAACTGACTTCAACAGGCACATCCTGGCGTGCGAGCCATGCGAGTTGAAATGCTGCGTTGTTACGCTTGGCGGCCGTCGCCTTTGGGTCGTTCAGCACCTTGGTGCTCTCCGCTTCACCGAACGCAGCCTCTTTGCGCGGCGGCAGTATCACGGACTCGAACCGCCAGCGCCAATCCGTTACGGGCGTGGTACGGGTCGCCTTCCAGGCCGACGCCATTGCGGTGTGTACGCGGTCACGAAGAACGACCCGGTTTTCTTTGGAGCCGTCGTTGTACTTCCCGGCCGTCACGTTTCCGCCGCACCCGTTAAAGTACATCTGGAACACCTTAGTTTCGTCCTGAAGCTTCTGCCGCGCGAGGCCACAAAAGTCCGCACTCACCCGCCCATCGCCGTAGTAACTCATGGGGTGACAGGCGTAAAAATGCAGTCCCGCGAGTGGCTTCTCCCCGTCCCAAAAGCTGAGCGTTCGCAGTTTCGGATCGATCATCCCCTCCGCCGCCTCGCGCGCCTCCTTACTCTTCGTCGCGCTGGTACGGGTAAACCTGACTTTGCCGTCGTCGCCCAGAACGCGGCGATTCGACGCGACCTCTTTTACCTCCGCGAGGCCGGTCCCGACGTGTGTAAACCGGACGGCCTTCATGAGCGACGTGCTCAGCGCTTCTGCTGACGCAGTCACGCACCGGTCGAAGAACTTCAGGTCAAGTGATGTGGGGGCCTTCGCCGCAGCGATCAGCTTTTCTGCCCCGGTGTCGGCGAACGGAGCGTTATGCGGGTGAACGCAGTGGAGCGAAACGTACTCCGGCGTGGTGTGCGCGGCGTCGGCGAGCGCCTTGCGCCACGTTCGGAAGGCTTCGTTGCGAAGGCCGGTCCAATCGACCGCGCACAGAACCACCGGTTTACCCGCGCCGAGCAACACAATGCCGAGCGTTTTCAGAGGGTCGTCGACGCCACGGACCGGTTCGATCCAACCGCCGCACAGCGGGTGGCCTTCCGAAGGGGTGACATCGCAGGAGAACGTCGCAAGGTGGAGTGCCGGCATGGAGCACCGGGTGGCGGGGCGGGTGAAAACGGACCCGCATTATGCCATCAGTCGAGCGGCTTGTCTGCCACCATCTTGGCGCTCTCAGTTGCAGGCGTTCGGCGTGGCAAGTACTGCCACACCAGTGCGAGCAGGATCAGACCGCCGCCGCAGAACATCCACACGTTCGGGGTGTCTTTTTCGGGCGTGATCAGGTACGCCCACACGGGGTTCAGTAACGGTTCGAGAAGTGTGATGATCGCCGCTTCTTGCGGAGGAACCGCACGCAAACTGCGTGTGAACAGCCAGTACGGAATCGCCATCTGGACCGCGCCGAACACAACAAGCACCCCCACCTGACGAGCCGTCGGAGCCGTCACCCACGTTCCGAAGGCCGCCGGCCCGTCGCTCAGGAGTACGAACGCTCCCAAGGTGGCTGCGGTGCCAAGCAAATTGAGTGCGACCAGCCAGGCGGACGAGTACGCACGCAGCGTGCGCAGGAACAGTACCACAACCGCGTAAGTGATCCCGCTGCCAACCCCCATCATCAAAATGACCGCTTGCGTTTGCTGTTCCGCTGGAGGAAGGTCTCGGGGCCAGTTCCCGGCCACAATTACCACCGCACCAGCGGCCCCGAACAGCACCGTTTCCCAGCCACGCCGGCTGGCGGATTCGTGCAGGAAAAGGACCGCAAACACGTACACCCACAATGGGGCGGTGTTTTGCAGGAGAATCGCGTTCGCGGCCGGCCCCAGATCTAATGCCGAAAGGTACAGACCACTCATGACCGTGAACACAACCATCATCACGGCCATGCGCGGCCGGAAGGTCATTTCAGAACGGGCGACCAGCGCCAACACAAGCAGGCCCCCGAACAGCCCGCGGTAGAACGCGACCTGGAGCGGCGTGAGAAGTGGTGCGTCCAGTCCCAGTCCGAGCGGCTCGCGCAACAGGCGCATGAACACGCTCCCAGTGCTCCAAAGCACGGCAGCGATAATCAGCAACCCGCGTGCGTGAGAGTGAGATTCGGCTGTCATTCCGGGCGCGTCCAAAACGGCCGCAACAGAGTGACGCGGTCGAGAAAGAGATTATTGGCCAGACACGTCGGAACGGCCATGCACGGGCACAGAATCGGTCTGCACAACGCGGTACGGAGGTGGCGTGCCAACCGTCATCCCCAACCCGAGCCGCGCGTGGCCGGTTAGCATCGTGAGCACCACCGCCCCGCCTCCGATCACCCACGGCCAAAGACTCAGTTGCGGCCGCGGAACAGCGGTTAGGGGCGGATCAGGAGCATCGCCCTCGTCAGCACCCGAGGGTCGGCGGGACATCGGCGGGTGATCTGCCCGCGTTTGCATCTCTAACGGCGGAGCGTCACCGACCGGTTGGAGATCCCCGTGCGTAAACGATGGCAGCGTCGTGGCCAAACCTGTCGCATCGAGCGCGCGAACGAGTTCGTCGGCGCGCTGCACCCGCGCCCGCGGATCACACGCCAGCATCGAGTCGACCAGATTCGCAACGGCGGCCGGCACCCCCGGCACCAGAGCTCGGACCGGACGAAACGAGCCGTGCGCTTTCTCGCGGATGACCTCGTCGTGGGTCGCGCCAGAAAACGGCACTTCACCTGTCAGCAGGTGGTAGAGCGTGGCGCCGAGCGCAAAAATGTCGCTCCGCCCGTCCACCAGGTTCGCGTTCACCGCCTGCTCGTAGGGCATGTAATACGTAGTACCGACGCCCTGATTGACAGCCGTGAGTTGCGAATCGTCGTTGAGCCGCTTTGCCAGCCCCAAGTCAGCGAGTTTCGCCCCGCCGCTCGGATGGAGCAAGATGTTGTCCGGCTTTACGTCCCGGTGGATGTACTGGCGCTCGTGCAGGAAGGCCAGCGCCTGCGCGATGTCGATGCCGATGCGCACAACCATACCTACCGGGAGCCGGCCGAGGCGGACCAAAGCGCCGTGTGCGGTGGGACCGTCGATGTATTCCAGAACCAGATAGTGCTTGCTGACCTCGGGGTCGAACCCCGAAGCGTACCCTTGCACGACGGCGGGGTGTTCGAGAACGCGACTCAACCGAGCCTCACGGTAAAACCGGCCGACGAACTCGGGTTGCCCCGCCAGGTGATCGGCCAAGAGTTTGACCGCCACCGGTCTGTCGGTGACGACGTCGTAACTGTGGTACACGGCGCTCATGCCACCCTGACCGATCTGGCGGAGCAACCGGTATCCGGCTACGGCCCGCAGTGCCGCCGGCACGTTCGCGTCGCCCTCCGTCATCGGCGCACCTCCTGGTACCCGAAGCGACCGTACCTTGAGACCGGACGGCGCCTGGTAGAATTTGTTGCGCACGACCGAACCCGCTGCGAACCACTCATCCCATGAAGCAGCCGAGCGGTCAATGTCCGCAGTCACTTACACGTCTTCGATGTCTTTCGCTTTCACCGCTAACGGATTTGGAACCGTCGGCGTTGGTTCGCGAGTCGTCCGCAAGTTATTTGCCCCGAACCGGCCCTAATCGTCGCGCTTTCTCGACTTTACTTCCGTGAGAACCGAATTGTGGCCCTGCAACCTGTACGACCACAAGGCGGCAAGGGTTCCCCTAGCTCAGCCAGGGCAACACCGCATCAGAGCGGCGTTCGGTTTGGCAGCACAACAAATTTCTGCAGTCGGATCGAGCGAGTGATATTTGGTTGCGACGGGCGGTGTTCCCGTGTCACTCGTTATAGTCGAATTCGGCACTTGAGTGGGATGAGTTCCCCGTGAATGCGCAATGCGACGGTGCCTATGGGGCAGAATATATACAAGCAACGGCGCCGTTACACCTCGGGTGCGAGATGCGCGTTCCGGAGCGCCCGGAGCCGGGCCAACAAGGGGCGCGGGCGCCCGGTCGCATCGAGCAGACCGCCGTGCGGGACGAGGTGCGGTTCCGCGTCGATCCAATGATCCCACGTGACGCTTCGGACCTGCGGCCAACAGAGCGACAGGGCCGCGAACGACGCGCCCCACTCCGCCTGACCTTCCGGGGTTGGTACGGTCGAGGCCCACGCAGTCTGATGCTGGTCCGCCGCCCGCCGATCCGTTCCCTCGCACGCCGGGGCACTGAGGACCACCTCCAGAGGTAGCCCGAGCATCCCGAACACGTCGAGCAAGCGCGCGGTGTCCAGCAGGTCGCGGGGCTGACCACCACGTGGCCGCACTCCGGGGCGAATCTCGAGTTCCACCCCGGACAGTCGCACACCAGCGCGGAGCAGGTCGTCGGGGAACGCGAGCGGCGAAATGGTTTGCGCCCCCCCCGCCCGATACTCGCCCC belongs to Gemmata obscuriglobus and includes:
- a CDS encoding DMT family transporter codes for the protein MTAESHSHARGLLIIAAVLWSTGSVFMRLLREPLGLGLDAPLLTPLQVAFYRGLFGGLLVLALVARSEMTFRPRMAVMMVVFTVMSGLYLSALDLGPAANAILLQNTAPLWVYVFAVLFLHESASRRGWETVLFGAAGAVVIVAGNWPRDLPPAEQQTQAVILMMGVGSGITYAVVVLFLRTLRAYSSAWLVALNLLGTAATLGAFVLLSDGPAAFGTWVTAPTARQVGVLVVFGAVQMAIPYWLFTRSLRAVPPQEAAIITLLEPLLNPVWAYLITPEKDTPNVWMFCGGGLILLALVWQYLPRRTPATESAKMVADKPLD
- a CDS encoding serine/threonine-protein kinase translates to MTEGDANVPAALRAVAGYRLLRQIGQGGMSAVYHSYDVVTDRPVAVKLLADHLAGQPEFVGRFYREARLSRVLEHPAVVQGYASGFDPEVSKHYLVLEYIDGPTAHGALVRLGRLPVGMVVRIGIDIAQALAFLHERQYIHRDVKPDNILLHPSGGAKLADLGLAKRLNDDSQLTAVNQGVGTTYYMPYEQAVNANLVDGRSDIFALGATLYHLLTGEVPFSGATHDEVIREKAHGSFRPVRALVPGVPAAVANLVDSMLACDPRARVQRADELVRALDATGLATTLPSFTHGDLQPVGDAPPLEMQTRADHPPMSRRPSGADEGDAPDPPLTAVPRPQLSLWPWVIGGGAVVLTMLTGHARLGLGMTVGTPPPYRVVQTDSVPVHGRSDVSGQ
- a CDS encoding neutral/alkaline non-lysosomal ceramidase N-terminal domain-containing protein; translated protein: MKALLTLILTFTLAVPLAADDKSQFKAGVAATDITPREPIWMAGYAARTKPAEGQVHALHAKALCLEDASGKRLVLVTTDLIGIPRLLGAAVAAEAEKRFGVRREELVLSASHTHCGPVVRENLIDMYPLTKEESRKIEAYTDELKLRLVDLIGSAIEKRRPAVLKYGAGKATFAANRREPTEKGVVNGRNPAGPVDHTVPVLVAEGTDGAPLAVVFGYACHNTTLSFNKWCGDYAGFAQLAVEKAFPGANGMFWAGCGADANPLPRGKIEQCEQYGKELADAVTAAVKGAKPIQGKFSAKYEQITLKFDSVPTKAQLGADVLSKTLAVQKRAERLIKELEANGKIADIYPHYPVQAWALGDQVLWVALGGEVVVDYLLRLKKDVPTSRALWVMGYANDVMSYIPSARVLKEGGYEADSSQIYYGMPGKWSPAIEDAIVGKVKSLAAAVGELPKPPGPLDPKEELATFKLPDGIKAELVAAEPAIVDPVAMAFDEKGRLFVCEMRGYPNGGVGTGSETRGKIKCLVDKDGDGIFETVTTFAEDLRFPMGVQPYKRGLLVAVAPDLLYLEDTDGDGKADKTTVLYTGFYLANIQQMLNSLQWGLDNWVYGICGSDGGIVKSGQMPDAPAVNLRNRGLRFKPDLPASLEPTSSGGQYGLSADDYQRWFTATNSQHLRQIVLPDHYLKRNPALAVSAVTLDIPEHGAAAKVFRISPFEPWRVERTTRRAGGADAKRFPSTELVPGGYITSGCSPLIYTADLLPNEYRGNNFVCDPANNLVHRELLRENGAAFKAVRAYEDREFLASTDNWFRPVQLSVGPDGAMYVLDFYREAIETPLSLPDDIKKQLNLESRGRGRIWRIAPKDFTAAKLPDLGAMAPKQLAEELTATNPWHRLTAQRLLVERQDKQAVARVRELLPKAVGTPGRANLLWVLDGLGALEATDLYDPLADPEPGVREQALRLAEQFLRTSPTLCLRVTPLRTDPSPRVRFQLALTAGALPTTDAVRVLEEILSKDARDPWTVTAVLSSAREYGFHLLQVLTRPDRQPDLALTTRVAAMIGARGDAQEVGLVLELVAERPLARGCEVAVLDGLGQGMRASAAPLPTWWQKPPAGAADALKKLRKRFEAAASALRDENATSANRIAGAALLAYGPFDAAGDALIAALAPATPGDVQAAAVRALAAHTDPKVADLLLKNWASYGPALRREALDALLGRPDRIAKLLDAVEAKTVTHSEFALEQVQQLKAHPNAGVRARALTVFKLAASADRAKVIKEYATALELKGDALKGRGVFKKSCAACHKLDGVGFDVGANLLAALPNKSGEDLLAAVLDPNREVDPRYVSYNVVTADDRVLNGVVASESPTSITIRRADGKEDVILRSNIATLRSTGLSLMPTGLEKELMPQDMADLFAYLRSVGK
- a CDS encoding metal ABC transporter permease, which translates into the protein MPEACIADALGWVAHAAGTHLFVVKGILALLVVCSLCGSVGAMVVGNRMAFFSDAMAHCAFAGVALGFLSVLVLGTDNKATAAWLVPLVMVAFGVLVGVGMILVRERTGLAHDTVIGVFFALALGFGAMLTKMVQNVSSVNLETFLFGSLVLVDELDLVYLCVVLALMCALFLWRYNQLMFASFNPSLARTRRMSVTLNNYLFIILLALVVNLSIKAVGALLINALLIVPAAAAANVSRTLRQMFWLTIAFCLGAGGLGYWLSSQFTISVGNQRVDFSPSGTIVVVSVAGFFLSMAAVAAWNRFAPIFGGRQFQQFHRHGPDDPCGDDHPFGQCP
- a CDS encoding permease, producing MSGILDFLFRFSSVLWEAMPFVVLGAVVAGILEEFLPQEALTKFLPKAVLPSVMIGAVLGLLFPMCECGIVVVMRRLLRKGLPLSCCIAYMLAGPVINGVVIFSTWVAFKDHKIGPEMVGLRVGLAFIVACVTGLIVQLQFRKYGNALLTTSAIPPVKPTEAEAQAAPKPREPLMRRLGNISATALHDFVDIMVFLILGCVLAAIARIYITDTQIQSISTDQPFLAIPAMMFLAVLMCLCSEADAFVAASFTKLHVSGKLAFLVLGPMLDLKLVLMFTRVFRTRLIVTITISVIVLTLILCVGVHLVYDANNWTGLPPGAAG